The Flavobacteriaceae bacterium 3519-10 genome includes a window with the following:
- a CDS encoding Pantothenate kinase type III, CoaX-like protein produces MTTIVINIGNTNIRFGVFVNETCDSSWIINTKPYRTSDELQMQFMMMYQTHHIEAAKIDRIIIGSVVPQLTYDVTRALKKMHGLNPIVVSRETPSGVQPKSKQMGTDIYANLVAAHHLYPKGKKIIFDFGTALTASCIDEKGETLGVIIAPGIITSLNSLIHDTAQLPEIELIKPKKVLGLDTVSCMQSGMVYGYLGMVEGFIDRINAEVNEDCFVIATGGVSHVYKPLTDKIHVGDRLHTLKGLFYLGKEQE; encoded by the coding sequence ATGACTACAATCGTAATCAACATCGGCAACACCAACATCCGTTTCGGCGTTTTTGTAAATGAAACCTGCGATTCCTCGTGGATTATCAATACAAAACCCTACCGCACCAGCGACGAACTGCAGATGCAGTTTATGATGATGTACCAAACGCATCACATTGAAGCCGCAAAAATCGACAGAATCATCATTGGTTCCGTCGTTCCGCAGCTCACCTATGACGTAACGAGGGCACTGAAGAAAATGCACGGCCTGAACCCAATCGTCGTAAGCCGGGAAACGCCGTCGGGTGTTCAACCAAAATCAAAACAAATGGGCACAGACATTTATGCGAATTTGGTGGCGGCTCATCATCTTTATCCAAAAGGAAAAAAAATCATCTTTGATTTCGGAACCGCGCTTACGGCGAGTTGTATCGATGAAAAGGGCGAAACCTTAGGCGTGATTATCGCACCTGGAATCATTACCTCGCTGAATTCTTTAATTCACGATACTGCACAACTTCCTGAAATTGAATTAATTAAACCTAAAAAAGTGTTAGGTCTCGATACGGTTTCATGTATGCAGAGCGGAATGGTTTACGGCTACCTCGGGATGGTGGAAGGATTCATCGACCGCATCAATGCAGAAGTGAATGAAGATTGTTTTGTGATCGCCACCGGCGGCGTTTCGCATGTATACAAACCGCTGACAGACAAAATTCATGTGGGCGACCGGCTTCATACGCTGAAAGGGCTGTTTTATTTGGGCAAGGAACAGGAGTAA
- a CDS encoding tRNA-specific adenosine-34 deaminase has product MFTDEYYMKIALQEAQQALEKDEVPIGCIIVSNNRIIAKAHNLTEALNDVTAHAEMQAITSAANYLGGKYLQNCTLYVTLEPCVMCCGALSWSQISKVVIGARDEQRGFINKNLSIHPKTEIVLGVLENECSQLVKDFFKSKR; this is encoded by the coding sequence ATGTTTACCGACGAATATTACATGAAAATAGCCCTTCAGGAGGCACAGCAAGCTTTGGAAAAAGATGAAGTGCCAATCGGCTGCATCATTGTTTCGAACAACAGAATTATCGCGAAAGCCCACAATTTAACCGAAGCTTTGAACGACGTTACGGCGCACGCTGAAATGCAGGCAATAACGTCCGCAGCCAATTATCTTGGCGGAAAATACCTGCAAAACTGTACGCTTTATGTGACGCTGGAACCTTGTGTAATGTGTTGCGGCGCGCTGAGTTGGTCGCAGATTTCGAAAGTAGTAATTGGAGCGAGGGATGAACAGCGCGGTTTCATCAATAAAAATCTTTCGATTCATCCAAAAACAGAAATTGTGCTGGGTGTTTTGGAAAATGAATGCTCGCAGCTTGTGAAAGATTTTTTTAAAAGTAAAAGATGA
- a CDS encoding zn-dependent protease with chaperone function, with protein sequence MKNVNKLVGTGVLAAMMVACTTNPITGRKSLQLANDQEITAMALQQYRQTLAAAKVVSGTTAANSVKNVGTRIKNAANNYYRGIGRETDMSNYQWEFNLIDDKQVNAWCMPGGKVAVYTGILPITKNDTGLAVVMGHEISHALAGHGNERISQAMVAQYGGAVLGSATSGQMASIFQQVYPIGAQVALLKYGRGQELEADEMGLYLMAMAGYDPRQAQPFWERMESASSGNRPPEFLSTHPSPESRRSDLEKRMPKALEYYKTAGGKI encoded by the coding sequence ATGAAAAATGTAAATAAATTAGTGGGCACCGGCGTATTGGCAGCGATGATGGTGGCCTGTACTACCAACCCAATCACAGGAAGAAAATCTCTGCAGTTGGCGAACGATCAGGAAATTACAGCGATGGCGCTTCAACAGTACCGGCAGACGCTTGCCGCTGCTAAAGTTGTAAGCGGTACCACAGCTGCGAACAGCGTAAAAAACGTTGGTACACGGATAAAAAATGCCGCTAATAATTATTACAGAGGTATCGGTCGCGAAACGGATATGAGTAACTATCAGTGGGAATTTAATCTTATTGATGACAAGCAGGTAAACGCCTGGTGTATGCCGGGTGGTAAAGTTGCAGTGTATACCGGCATTTTACCGATAACTAAAAATGATACCGGTCTTGCAGTAGTGATGGGACATGAGATTTCACACGCACTTGCAGGCCACGGAAACGAAAGAATTTCTCAGGCAATGGTGGCCCAATATGGTGGCGCTGTACTCGGCAGTGCAACAAGTGGCCAGATGGCCTCAATCTTTCAGCAGGTTTACCCAATCGGAGCGCAGGTTGCGTTATTGAAGTATGGCAGAGGCCAGGAGCTCGAAGCTGATGAAATGGGACTTTATCTGATGGCAATGGCAGGATATGATCCCCGTCAGGCTCAGCCTTTCTGGGAAAGAATGGAATCTGCTTCAAGCGGCAACCGTCCACCGGAATTTCTATCAACCCACCCAAGCCCGGAGAGCAGAAGGTCGGATCTAGAGAAGAGAATGCCTAAAGCGCTTGAGTATTACAAAACAGCCGGCGGCAAAATATAA
- a CDS encoding LAO/AO transport system ATPase: MIMDFSVQQVTEGIRKGDKRILGKAITLVESKKPEHRALAEELLRNILPFTGNSVRVGITGTPGAGKSTFIENFGKLLVNKGKKVAVLAIDPSSAINKGSILGDKTRMEELSKEENAFIRPSPSSGFLGGVANATFETMLICEAADYDYILIETVGVGQSEVLVADITDVFLFLKIVGGGDELQGIKRGIMEMVDIVFINKVDPQNRTKAKSTKTELMRALHFMSPKEKNWKVPVLLGSALNNEGLNEVFGKLEDFITLKTQSGSFTETRKRQAEKRFDYWVQNYILQMMSQENHTGNLYESHKKNASELRANPSTEAKLFVDQLLKK; encoded by the coding sequence TTGATAATGGATTTTTCTGTTCAGCAAGTTACCGAAGGCATCCGCAAAGGCGATAAACGAATCCTCGGCAAGGCGATAACCCTCGTGGAAAGCAAAAAGCCGGAGCACCGTGCTCTGGCTGAAGAACTTTTACGGAATATTCTGCCTTTTACGGGTAATTCTGTACGCGTGGGAATTACAGGTACTCCGGGAGCGGGAAAATCCACATTCATCGAAAATTTCGGAAAATTGTTGGTGAATAAAGGAAAAAAAGTGGCGGTGCTCGCAATTGACCCGAGTTCAGCGATCAACAAAGGTTCAATCCTCGGCGACAAGACACGCATGGAAGAATTGTCAAAAGAAGAGAATGCTTTTATCCGTCCCTCGCCCAGTTCAGGCTTTCTGGGCGGTGTGGCAAATGCCACTTTCGAAACCATGCTGATCTGCGAAGCCGCGGACTATGATTATATTTTAATTGAAACTGTTGGCGTTGGTCAGAGCGAAGTACTGGTAGCGGACATTACGGACGTTTTTCTATTTCTTAAAATCGTGGGCGGCGGAGATGAGTTGCAGGGCATCAAACGCGGAATAATGGAGATGGTGGATATCGTCTTCATCAATAAAGTCGACCCCCAGAACAGGACGAAAGCCAAAAGCACCAAAACAGAACTCATGCGGGCGCTTCATTTCATGTCTCCAAAGGAAAAAAACTGGAAAGTGCCTGTATTGCTGGGCTCCGCGTTAAATAACGAAGGACTGAATGAGGTGTTCGGAAAGCTCGAAGATTTCATCACTCTAAAAACCCAAAGCGGCAGCTTCACAGAAACCAGGAAACGGCAGGCCGAAAAGCGCTTTGATTACTGGGTTCAGAACTATATCCTACAAATGATGTCGCAGGAAAATCACACAGGCAACCTTTATGAGTCGCATAAAAAAAACGCTTCCGAACTTCGGGCAAACCCGAGTACAGAAGCGAAACTGTTTGTAGACCAATTGCTGAAGAAATAG
- a CDS encoding Zn-dependent aminopeptidase: protein MRKFWPAAKHRCRTKIQININPSMARLEGFFVHRIQRYDQNSYLSACKNLNKMNKGLLLMLSLVFGLFSAQQTAYYQQSAKYKMDIDVDAPNFTYKGNQTVSYTNNSPDELNVVYFHLYWNAFKPGSMMDQRVQNQGKNGDSRLQRDGISRLASIPEGEEGAQNIRWIKQNGKEVKFEVQETIMKVVLNSPLKPNSSTTFTMEWDAVIPHQIRRAGRNNREGIDMTMTQWYPKIAEYDYDGWATFDYIGREFHAPFADFDITIKIDKEYVIGAGGTLENPSEVKGYDANANIKSDNKNKATWRWTAKNLLDFAWAADRDYTVEEFTVLDGPKVYYVYQKSEKTQLWEESKQYVTKFFQLMNAAFGRYVYPSYSFIQGGDGGMEYGMCTMILGEGRSLEGLVGLMVHEGGHSYNQQILAYNESVRPWMDEGFTSYYDDYVMHQLFPPKEPVANPFVGSIRSYVNFTKTGKEEPAVWLADHHDNGSAYSIASYVKGDLFLVQLGYIIGEQKLSLVMKEFYNQWKLKHPTDRDFMHIAQRISGMDLKWFHHYWINTTKTIDYAVKDVQYGETSTTVTLENKGSVPMPVDFSILTTDKKVVNYQIPLNMTHTWKSSDIYGDFKTLNYWPWTQKEYTFTIPYSKSQISALGIDFSQRMADVNPEDNFVDVEAPKAKAK from the coding sequence TTGAGAAAATTCTGGCCAGCGGCAAAACACCGATGCCGAACTAAGATCCAAATTAATATAAACCCTTCGATGGCCCGCCTCGAAGGGTTTTTTGTGCACAGAATTCAGCGATACGATCAAAATTCTTATCTTTCGGCTTGCAAAAATTTAAATAAAATGAACAAAGGACTTCTTCTGATGCTCAGTTTGGTTTTCGGACTGTTTTCGGCACAGCAAACTGCGTATTACCAGCAATCTGCAAAATACAAAATGGACATCGATGTGGATGCGCCCAATTTTACATACAAAGGAAATCAAACTGTTTCTTACACCAATAATTCTCCTGATGAACTGAATGTTGTGTATTTCCATCTGTACTGGAACGCCTTTAAGCCAGGCTCCATGATGGATCAGCGGGTTCAGAACCAGGGCAAGAATGGTGATTCACGTTTGCAGCGTGACGGTATTTCAAGGCTTGCGTCGATTCCTGAGGGAGAAGAAGGCGCGCAGAATATCCGCTGGATTAAACAGAACGGCAAAGAGGTGAAATTTGAAGTTCAGGAAACCATCATGAAAGTGGTTTTAAACTCTCCTTTAAAGCCAAACTCGTCCACAACTTTTACGATGGAGTGGGACGCAGTAATTCCGCACCAGATCCGTCGCGCGGGAAGAAATAACCGTGAAGGCATCGACATGACCATGACGCAGTGGTACCCAAAAATCGCAGAATACGATTATGATGGATGGGCAACTTTCGATTATATCGGAAGGGAGTTTCATGCACCGTTTGCAGATTTTGATATTACAATTAAGATTGATAAAGAATATGTGATCGGTGCGGGAGGAACGCTCGAGAATCCGTCTGAAGTGAAAGGCTATGATGCCAATGCAAATATTAAATCCGACAATAAAAACAAAGCCACATGGCGCTGGACGGCCAAAAATCTTCTCGATTTTGCCTGGGCTGCCGACCGTGATTATACCGTTGAGGAATTTACGGTTCTTGATGGGCCTAAAGTGTATTATGTGTACCAGAAATCAGAAAAAACCCAACTTTGGGAAGAATCGAAGCAATACGTGACAAAGTTTTTTCAGCTGATGAATGCAGCGTTCGGACGCTATGTTTATCCGTCCTATTCATTTATCCAGGGTGGCGATGGCGGCATGGAATATGGCATGTGTACGATGATTTTAGGCGAAGGCAGATCGCTCGAAGGCTTGGTTGGTTTAATGGTGCATGAAGGCGGACATTCTTACAACCAGCAGATTTTAGCTTACAATGAAAGCGTGAGACCATGGATGGACGAAGGTTTCACGAGCTATTACGATGATTATGTGATGCACCAACTTTTTCCTCCGAAAGAGCCTGTCGCCAATCCGTTTGTTGGGTCGATCCGCTCGTACGTCAACTTTACCAAAACCGGAAAAGAGGAGCCAGCAGTCTGGCTTGCAGACCATCATGATAACGGTAGTGCTTATTCCATAGCTTCATATGTGAAAGGAGATTTGTTCCTTGTGCAGCTCGGTTACATTATCGGTGAGCAGAAACTGTCGCTGGTGATGAAAGAATTCTATAATCAGTGGAAACTCAAGCATCCTACCGACAGAGATTTCATGCATATTGCGCAGCGGATTTCTGGTATGGACCTGAAGTGGTTTCATCATTACTGGATTAACACCACCAAGACCATTGACTATGCGGTGAAGGATGTTCAGTACGGCGAAACTTCCACGACGGTTACATTAGAAAACAAAGGTTCCGTGCCGATGCCGGTTGATTTTTCTATTCTTACTACAGATAAAAAAGTGGTGAATTATCAAATTCCTTTAAACATGACCCACACCTGGAAATCTAGCGATATCTACGGTGATTTTAAAACTTTAAATTACTGGCCATGGACTCAGAAGGAATATACTTTTACAATTCCTTACAGTAAATCGCAGATTTCGGCTTTGGGAATTGATTTCTCCCAGCGTATGGCCGACGTAAATCCCGAAGACAACTTCGTAGATGTAGAAGCACCTAAGGCGAAAGCAAAGTAA
- a CDS encoding Queuosine Biosynthesis QueE Radical SAM, with protein MTKEEENILLAEGEMLPVMEHFYTLQGEGAHTGKAAYFIRLGGCDVGCHWCDVKESWDPTLHPLMSAVQIAETAAKHCKTIVLTGGEPLMWNLEILTSRLKELGCTIHIETSGAYPMSGHLDWITLSPKKTGLPKDQIYAKAHELKVIVFNNNDLKFAAEQAAKVSPTCRLYLQSEWSKREEIYPKITDFILANPEWQASVQTHKYLNIP; from the coding sequence ATGACTAAAGAAGAAGAAAACATATTATTGGCCGAAGGTGAAATGCTGCCCGTGATGGAGCATTTTTACACTTTGCAGGGCGAAGGCGCCCACACTGGTAAAGCTGCGTATTTCATCCGTCTCGGTGGTTGCGATGTAGGCTGCCACTGGTGTGATGTTAAAGAAAGCTGGGACCCAACGCTTCATCCACTTATGAGCGCTGTTCAGATTGCTGAAACGGCTGCAAAGCACTGCAAAACCATCGTGCTAACCGGTGGCGAGCCACTGATGTGGAACCTCGAAATACTTACCTCACGCCTTAAAGAACTGGGCTGCACAATTCATATCGAAACCTCCGGCGCCTATCCGATGAGTGGGCACCTCGACTGGATAACACTTTCGCCTAAAAAAACCGGGTTGCCTAAAGATCAAATTTATGCGAAGGCGCATGAGCTGAAAGTTATTGTCTTTAATAATAATGACCTGAAATTCGCTGCTGAACAGGCCGCTAAAGTATCGCCTACCTGCAGGCTGTATCTGCAAAGTGAGTGGAGCAAACGCGAAGAAATATATCCTAAAATAACTGATTTCATCCTCGCAAACCCTGAGTGGCAGGCGTCCGTACAGACCCATAAATATTTGAATATTCCATAA
- a CDS encoding Muconate cycloisomerase produces the protein MFTFKNKQISLTFVFILNISENQHCMKLSWKREILYLKETFSIAHGKYNFRETLVVMLASHGETGYGECVAIDYYGIDLDVFVLKLHEIKQEIESAPMVVPQDFYTFLTTLNLHSFLSSALDCAYWDLFGKLENKSFFQLNDLNGNLPESSFTISVSPVEEQVRKILASPWQNFKVKCNGLNRADIFKLLETGKEIALDSNTSFSEDDCRFLQENELTKNFVYIEQPRPVGEYRILNKNLYANWMADEDCQDISYLEKLRPHYSAINVKLMKCGGLTPALELIREARKLKFKVMIGCMTESSVGISAGIALAPLCDYADLDGANLISNDFSEGSSVENGRLLLSEKPGLGISMRKTNN, from the coding sequence TTGTTTACCTTCAAAAATAAACAAATTTCCCTTACATTTGTTTTCATCCTGAATATTTCAGAAAACCAACACTGCATGAAACTTTCCTGGAAACGCGAAATACTTTACTTAAAAGAGACATTTTCGATTGCCCACGGAAAGTATAATTTTCGCGAGACGCTTGTTGTGATGCTTGCGTCGCACGGCGAAACCGGCTATGGCGAATGTGTTGCGATTGATTATTACGGAATTGACCTCGATGTTTTTGTTTTAAAACTTCACGAAATAAAACAAGAGATCGAAAGCGCACCCATGGTGGTTCCGCAAGATTTCTACACATTTCTCACCACCCTGAATCTGCATTCTTTTTTAAGCTCAGCGCTCGATTGTGCTTATTGGGATTTGTTTGGAAAACTCGAAAACAAGTCGTTTTTCCAACTCAACGATCTGAATGGCAACTTACCAGAATCTTCATTTACCATCAGTGTGTCGCCTGTAGAAGAGCAGGTACGCAAAATCCTGGCATCGCCTTGGCAAAACTTCAAGGTTAAATGCAACGGCCTGAACCGTGCGGATATTTTTAAATTATTGGAAACGGGAAAGGAAATTGCCTTAGATTCCAACACCAGTTTTTCGGAAGACGACTGCCGTTTTTTGCAGGAAAATGAATTAACTAAAAATTTTGTGTACATCGAACAGCCCCGGCCCGTCGGAGAATATCGAATTTTAAATAAAAACCTTTACGCTAACTGGATGGCCGACGAAGACTGTCAGGATATCTCTTATCTTGAAAAACTGCGGCCGCATTATTCAGCCATTAACGTGAAACTGATGAAATGTGGTGGCCTCACGCCTGCGCTCGAACTCATTCGTGAAGCCAGAAAATTAAAATTTAAAGTAATGATCGGTTGTATGACTGAGTCTTCTGTTGGCATTTCAGCCGGAATCGCGTTAGCTCCGTTATGCGATTATGCTGATCTGGACGGCGCCAATTTAATTTCAAACGATTTTTCTGAAGGAAGTTCCGTAGAGAACGGCAGGCTTTTACTTTCCGAAAAACCGGGACTGGGAATTTCAATGCGTAAAACAAATAACTGA
- a CDS encoding CsaA protein → METKPLISWQDFEKIDIRSGTILSVQEFPRAKNPSYQLEIDFGPLGIRKSSAQITAQYSKGNLVGQQILAVVNFPKKQIANFFSDCLVLGIYNENEEVTLISPQLPVNNGLQLG, encoded by the coding sequence ATGGAAACCAAGCCTCTAATTTCGTGGCAGGATTTTGAAAAAATTGATATCCGCTCCGGGACTATCCTATCAGTTCAGGAGTTTCCAAGAGCCAAAAATCCTTCCTATCAGCTGGAAATAGATTTCGGGCCACTGGGCATCAGGAAGTCTTCAGCGCAGATTACCGCGCAGTATAGTAAAGGAAATCTTGTTGGCCAGCAGATTTTAGCGGTGGTTAATTTTCCGAAAAAGCAGATTGCGAACTTCTTCAGCGACTGTCTGGTGCTTGGCATTTATAATGAAAATGAAGAGGTTACGCTGATCTCGCCTCAATTGCCTGTAAATAACGGTCTGCAGCTGGGCTGA
- a CDS encoding ABC-type transport system involved in resistance to organic solvents, permease component, giving the protein MFKNLLSQIGAYFLLLSKTMKRPQKSSVFGKLFMREIHDLGVNSFGLVLFTSTFVGAVVAIQMFNNFSASSFPIPNSFIGYATKVVLILEFAPTIISVILAGKVGSYIASSIGTMRVTEQIDALDIMGVNSPNFLILPKILASIIFNPLLIAISIVFGIWGGYLAGIATGSWSKADYITGIQMYMPQHFIWYAFFKTAVFAFLIATVPAYFGYNVKGGSLEVGRASTQAVVWTIVAIIITNLILTQMFLS; this is encoded by the coding sequence ATGTTTAAAAATCTTTTAAGCCAGATAGGAGCCTATTTTCTGCTGCTTTCAAAAACAATGAAAAGACCGCAGAAATCTTCGGTTTTTGGTAAACTTTTCATGCGCGAAATTCATGATTTAGGCGTGAATTCATTTGGTCTCGTTCTCTTCACCTCCACATTTGTGGGTGCGGTAGTTGCGATACAGATGTTTAATAACTTCAGCGCGTCCTCATTTCCTATTCCTAACTCGTTCATCGGTTATGCGACGAAAGTGGTACTTATCCTGGAATTTGCGCCCACCATTATATCAGTAATTCTGGCGGGTAAAGTAGGATCTTATATCGCTTCAAGTATCGGCACGATGCGGGTTACAGAACAGATCGATGCGTTGGATATTATGGGTGTGAACTCTCCGAACTTCCTTATTTTACCTAAAATTCTCGCAAGTATTATCTTCAACCCGTTACTTATCGCGATCAGTATCGTGTTCGGGATCTGGGGCGGATATTTAGCCGGCATCGCCACTGGCAGCTGGAGTAAGGCAGATTATATTACCGGCATCCAAATGTACATGCCGCAACACTTCATTTGGTATGCATTTTTCAAGACAGCGGTTTTTGCTTTCTTAATCGCAACTGTACCTGCTTACTTTGGTTATAATGTGAAGGGCGGATCGCTCGAAGTTGGGCGCGCCAGTACGCAGGCCGTGGTGTGGACCATTGTTGCAATTATTATTACGAATTTAATTTTAACCCAAATGTTCCTCAGCTGA
- a CDS encoding glycosyltransferase yields the protein MQKIRYSRYFKVIFIVLDVLVIAGVFLFYFLRNRTVEYAQDVWEQNFFSVIALVLFWILLSGRTRLYSVARNLTYTIYLERLVTHIFIFIFGVILLAKVSNNEFLKQDRFLIAITLFFLLFFVKSIVFFTLKYLRTLGINYRNIMFINDDPSSKILKNILTERKDYGFRIFEFPAEDHYNLQKLIEFWKINGIHTMYLSSNGFSKDEEEEIYRQAERHKVRVSLIPSIAKNNFFQYDLGYIEMQPVLVRSKFPLDFLTNIIIKRTFDIAFSLFMLIVIGTWLFPLIALLIKLDGKGPVFFKQKRYGFHDEVFSCLKFRTMHVNGDSANKTTTENDKRITKIGKFLRKTSLDEMPQFINVLKGEMSVVGPRPHMLLVDDFYKLKIGRYSVRSLVRPGVTGLAQVNGLRGDAGDMEIQMHKRILADAFYVKNWSFTLDLVIILKTAFLVIGGDKNAN from the coding sequence ATGCAAAAAATTCGATATTCGAGGTATTTCAAAGTTATTTTTATCGTTTTGGATGTGCTGGTAATCGCCGGCGTATTCCTTTTTTATTTTTTGCGCAACCGTACAGTTGAGTATGCTCAGGATGTGTGGGAACAGAATTTCTTTTCAGTGATTGCACTCGTATTATTCTGGATTCTTCTGAGTGGGCGCACAAGACTTTATTCAGTTGCCCGAAACTTAACCTATACCATCTATCTCGAAAGGCTCGTTACCCATATTTTCATCTTCATTTTCGGAGTGATTCTTCTTGCGAAGGTGAGCAATAACGAATTTCTGAAACAGGACCGCTTCCTCATCGCGATTACGCTTTTCTTCCTGCTTTTCTTCGTAAAGTCAATCGTGTTTTTTACATTAAAATACCTGCGGACGCTCGGCATCAATTACCGTAACATCATGTTTATAAATGATGATCCGTCGAGCAAAATTTTAAAAAACATTCTAACCGAACGGAAAGATTATGGTTTCCGTATTTTCGAATTTCCGGCTGAAGATCATTACAACCTTCAAAAACTCATCGAATTCTGGAAGATAAACGGCATCCACACGATGTACCTTTCGTCAAACGGTTTCAGCAAAGACGAAGAAGAAGAAATTTACCGCCAGGCTGAGCGGCATAAAGTGCGGGTATCGCTCATCCCAAGCATTGCCAAGAACAACTTCTTCCAGTACGATTTAGGGTATATCGAAATGCAGCCTGTACTTGTCCGGTCGAAGTTTCCGCTCGATTTTCTTACGAATATCATCATCAAGCGTACCTTCGATATTGCATTTTCGCTGTTTATGCTTATTGTGATAGGAACGTGGCTGTTTCCGCTGATCGCACTGCTGATAAAATTAGATGGCAAGGGACCTGTATTTTTCAAACAGAAACGATATGGTTTCCATGATGAGGTTTTCAGCTGCTTAAAATTCCGCACCATGCATGTGAACGGAGATTCAGCAAATAAAACCACCACGGAAAATGATAAAAGAATCACCAAAATCGGTAAATTTCTGCGGAAAACCAGTTTAGACGAGATGCCACAATTCATCAATGTACTGAAGGGCGAGATGTCGGTAGTAGGTCCACGACCACATATGCTGCTTGTAGACGATTTTTATAAGTTGAAAATTGGGCGCTATTCTGTACGGAGTTTGGTAAGACCTGGCGTTACAGGCCTGGCACAGGTTAATGGGCTGAGGGGCGACGCGGGCGACATGGAGATCCAGATGCATAAAAGAATTTTGGCCGACGCCTTTTACGTGAAGAACTGGAGTTTTACACTCGATTTGGTGATCATCCTTAAAACGGCTTTTTTGGTTATTGGCGGCGATAAAAATGCCAACTAA
- a CDS encoding ABC transporter related, whose product MDHCCNYYYEFNFNPNVPQLMIEVKDLKKSFEEVEVLKGITTTFETGKVNLIIGQSGSGKTVFLKSLLNVYQPTSGGILFDGRDINNMSRDEKQTLRSEIGTVFQGSALFDSMTVEENITFPLDMFTNLTYREKKRRAFEVIGRVHLEKANRKYPSEISGGMQKRVAIARAIVNNPKYLFCDEPNSGLDPYTANIIDDLLLEITKEYNTTTIINSHDMNSVMTIGEKIVYLRLGIKEWEGNKDILINAGNKNLIDFVYSSELFKELREYFLETNKTSIDNVTTNPQENE is encoded by the coding sequence GTGGACCATTGTTGCAATTATTATTACGAATTTAATTTTAACCCAAATGTTCCTCAGCTGATGATAGAAGTAAAAGATTTAAAGAAAAGCTTTGAGGAAGTGGAGGTACTGAAAGGGATCACAACCACTTTCGAAACAGGAAAAGTAAACCTCATCATCGGACAGAGTGGGTCGGGAAAAACTGTATTTCTTAAAAGCTTGCTCAATGTGTACCAGCCGACCTCGGGCGGGATACTTTTCGATGGAAGAGACATCAATAATATGTCGCGCGACGAAAAACAGACGCTTCGCTCAGAAATAGGTACTGTTTTTCAGGGCAGCGCACTATTCGACTCGATGACGGTGGAAGAAAACATCACGTTTCCACTTGATATGTTCACCAATCTCACGTATAGAGAAAAGAAACGCAGGGCTTTTGAAGTAATCGGACGCGTACACCTCGAAAAGGCCAACCGCAAATATCCTTCAGAAATTTCGGGGGGAATGCAGAAACGCGTTGCAATTGCTCGCGCCATCGTAAACAATCCAAAGTATCTGTTTTGTGATGAACCCAATTCTGGTCTCGATCCATATACCGCAAATATCATTGATGACCTGTTGCTTGAAATCACTAAAGAATACAATACGACTACGATTATCAACAGTCACGATATGAATTCGGTGATGACCATTGGCGAGAAAATTGTATATCTGCGCTTGGGAATAAAAGAATGGGAAGGGAATAAAGACATCCTGATTAACGCAGGCAATAAAAACCTCATCGATTTCGTTTACTCATCGGAACTTTTCAAAGAACTGCGCGAGTATTTTCTCGAGACCAACAAAACCTCAATTGATAACGTTACTACCAATCCTCAGGAAAATGAATAA